AGTTGTGTTATAAAAGTTTTAAAACCTGTtaaaatgaagaaaatttatagagaattgaaaattctAACAAATTTAACAGGAGGACCAAATGTTATTGGTTTATTAGACATTGTAAAAGATTCTGGTTCCAAAATCCCTGCTTTAATTTTCGAAGAAGTTAAAAATGTAGACTTCAGAACATTATACCCAACATTCACACTTACCgatattcaatattactTTACACAGTTATTAATTGCTTTAAATTACTGCCATTCCATGGGTATTATGCATAGAGATGTTAAACCACAAAATGTTATGATTGATCCAactgaaaagaaattaagaTTAATTGATTGGGGTTTAGCAGAATTTTACCACCCAGGTGTAGATTATAATGTTAGAGTTGCTTCACGTTACCATAAGGGTCCGGAATTGTTGGTCAACTTGAACCAGTATGATTACTCTTTAGACTTATGGTCTGTTGGTTGCATGTTGGCAgctattattttcaaaaaagaGCCCTTTTTCAAAGGTTCAACAAATGCTGATCAATTAGTAAAAATTGCAGCCGTTTTAGGTACTAAAGAATTATTGGAATACCTAGGGAAGTACGGATTGAAGCTACCCTTTGAATACGATAATATAATGAGAGATTTCTCAAGAAAACCATGGCAAATGTTTATCAAAGATGATGAGAAAAGCAAGAAGTTATGTGCTCCTGAagtaattgatttaattgaCAACTTGTTAAGATATGATCATCAAGAGAGATTGACTGCGACTGAAGCTATGAATCATCCATTTTTCAAGACCAAATATGATTAATATCAGTAAATAATtaactaataattttatattttcattaaatgtCATTTGTTAATCGCAGGATAATATAGTACAAATTAGGAGATATAGGATAGTGCTATTTTAAGAATTGCACTCTAttcctatatatatatgcatatgtatataaatttgAGTAATTTAATTAAGCAATgacataatattttagtgaattagaattatagaaaattaaaaatattaaaaaacttATAATGTAAAAGATGTGATTATTGAAGTGATGAAaaagttttaataatagataacaaattaataaagatgTTGGTTGAAGTTACAGTGAATGTGAATGTGAATGTGAATGTGAATGTGAATGTGAATGTGATGTGGaatatatgtataaatgaataaatgaataaatgATGTAATAAATGCATGAGTAAAATTCAGCTTATTACGGAATGCTGAACAACtgtaaaaaatataataattaaaatggATGATATCAGAACCTCAGGTCGTTAATGTAGTTATGAGATTCATAACAAAGaccattttcatcaatatccCATCTTACTACAAAATCATTGaagtttaataattttgattttttatttagtCTTGATTGTTGTTGTTCATGTGagttatcaaaaattgcaCCAGAACCAGATGAAGAACCTGAAGAAATAGATGAACGTGAATCCGAGGAATATTCTAATTCTTCTGGAATATCTTCAGTAAACAGTTTAccttttgattttaaatggAGGTGTTGAATATGTGTCATGACAGCTTCTAAATGTTTAttagtaatattttttaaaggtggagtattttttttaagcAAAGAATCTTTTTCAGTTGAATAGAAATCTGGACCATATAAAACTGTTAAgtcattttctttattccAATTGATACTTAATGGATCGATTAGATTATTATTcgaattttttaatgacaTCGACCAACGTCTCCAAACACAATGATGTAGtctttttaaataaagatCGTAATCGAATTTATCTTCTAATGAACAACTAGGTAATCTAATTCTTTTACCAtctattaattttgtttcgaaattaaaagaactgtaattttttaacaatgaCCAGCATTGTTCAAATTCAATAGTCTTAAAATCGTAACTAAAATAATCTAAGGCAGTTTGCGAATAATCACTTAAATTATTCAGTATCTTTACATTTTTCGGGGTTATGATGATATCGTCATAACTCTGTGGcaccatttttaaaataaacaaataattaaCAACAAAAAGTATGTGTGAGTGTGAGTGTTAATGTGTGTatgattataaattatGCAGATTTGTATTAAActtaaataatacaatCAGTAAATGGTAAAGCAATCTTTCTGCTGGTTTATTAACTGAATATTGCCTTTATAGTTATGTAACAATTatagtaaaaataataagaataaaatagtatcaaatatattaattaattaaattaattaatataatgatatatatatatgtaatcTTGAGCTTTTAGTCGAAAAAACACAACATCAAATTATTTAGCATATCGAAAGTTAATCTGTTACTAGTAATTTGTCATagaataaagaaaaacaagTTCCCATATATCGATAATTTAGAGTGATAATTCAGTAGAAAATCGAAAACGAAAAAcgaatgaaaataatagtttGAAGTAAGAATAATAGCCGTATCTGCAAAGTAAAAATGGATTGTgacattttctttattaatttcattttccgATTCCTTTTAACAAGAACGAACCtctattaattaaattaagtAATAATTTCGAAAACGCTCAGTAAATGATCCCTGTAGGAAAATACATAAAAAAAAACTCGGCTTACTTTTCACCGGATAACATGGACGTGTATACGGTAATTCAAGATGAGGTCTACGAGGATCGTCGTGTAAAACATGTAAATTAGGGAAAAGCACTGTAAACCTGTGCAAGATCTGAGTCGGTATTCTTTCAGATGCATATTTGGTTTCTCTGCCCAATATTCAGTAGTAATGCAGAAAGCAATTTCGAAACTtctaaataattataaagaaattataagAAACATTGGCAAAAGGGTAATTTCATGCATCTCTGCAACAAACGTCTGGAAActcaataaaaataaaagaaataaaagtaCCGAGGCAGCTCTTCCGGGTTTATTCTTGACATTTGATTTtatcttttcttctttaatttaCTTTACAAGATACAAATGCAGAGGAGCAGACACTGCATGAGTGCATGAATACAGAGCCAGAGTTACATGAAATATTCGAAGGAGGTTCAATAAGACATACTCCACGGAGGAATTAAAAAGAGGGTCGACGAACCTTCTTGGTAGTCAAAGAGTATCGTTGCAGTACGCCCAACAAAAAATACAGTCAGTAATCACTGTATCAATGATTAACCGAAAAccgaaaaaaaaattattaaatttctACTTTTTGCTCATCACTCTTAGGGAATTGTGGGATGAATttcttaataaaaattatttatttttgtacCGTGTTTATACAGAACATATGGAACTGGAAAAAGCCTATAGAACATTAACCTTTTAATATTCTATTTTGGGTTATACTCACGAGAGCGAgctaatataataaaaataaaaaccaCATCAAGTTGACTGATGCACCAGTATATTCATTGTACCACACTAGAAATTTGAGACTTCCGCTTTAGAGCTTAATAAACTTCATGGTGGCGGcaaaagttaaaaatgGTACGACTAAATACTTCGcataaatttgattaaaatTTACTCTTTGCGATTGTAGTAGTATAGATTATCGTTATGCCAAGACTTGTGAAATTGTTCCTCCATATACCATATAGacaaaatattaacttGAGGATGGAGAGGAATATGGTAGGgaaataaatcaataaaagGACATTACGAAATTGAATTGGTGGATGGTTATAATGTGtgttgatttatttattgtctTCTCTACTGAATAGTCTTTCAAATCTCTTTTCGGAAACAGCATGTTGGGAGTTCTGAGTTTTGAAATACGGAGAAATAATGGATTAACGTCATTGTTGAATAAACAAGTCCTTGTGCGTAAGCACATAACAGTGGCAACTAACATTCTAAGCCAGCGATTTTCTACTTTGGTGTTGttctgttttctttttcttagATTCAAATGCAGTGAAGCAATACGAATTAAAATCTCCCCCGTCTCCCCGTCTCCACAGGAAGGATCATTCCCGGAAATGTTTATCTATTTGGGAAAAACCCggaataattttttatatatatttttgttgattTCCGATTTTCATTATCGTACTTTACGACGCCATCATTTATGCGTAATCAAATCCCTCTCATGCTATCAGCCTTCTATTTGTAACCTGTTTTCTTCAAGATTACATTTCCGGACAAGTGATTTTCCGATGTTAATGAAATGATGCTAGCTGTTTTTTATgtatacatacatatatatatatatatatatatatgtttgcTTGTAACATTTAAGTGAAGATCCCCGAATGCTTAATTATTCCTCTTCTAGGAAAAAAATCGTTTGAATGATGTACTGCAGATAGGTTGTCATCCCAAATTTTGTTTATGAAAAGTTGCATATGCACAATGCATTATTAATGGACGGGTAAACGGTTAATGCAGGATAGGTACATATTTCTGTCCATACTTATCAGTTCTGAGGGTAATTTTACGAACACGTACTATTTGATGAGTCCACATTGGTACCCTGTTCATATTGCATTTCAGATGTCACAATCTTTGTCAAAGGAAAGCCCGTGGTTCATTTCCGAATGGGGAAGGATTTTTGTCAATTCGGACATATCTTGTTCATTCATAATGAATTCAACATTCGGAATTCATACTGtatctaatttttttcatgtCCCCCCTTGTTGTTACAGAGGTCTGGAGactattgaaaatttaaaaatttttaaattttttaaattgtaTTTTTCTGGTGGATTGTCGCACAGAAATGTGTGCGGCGGTTCACTGaatgttttttctttttctgaTTTTGACGTATACTTCTGCACTGCTGCGCTCCCTATAAGAGAACTGTTATGCAAGCGACGGGTCATCATGGGCACGGACCCAATTTTGAGCCATCCTTTATTGTTGAATGGCAGATATAAAATTAGCTAAGTAGATCATTCACGATTTTATCAAGACGAACGTTATTCTTCAAACTGCTAAATGTCATATTGCCATGTATACAGTTCCGGAAGGACATTTGCAATGTCCTTATTACCTCCAATCAATCCATACATTTCCGTTTCTTAGTTGGTGATTCCAAATCCAATTGAGCTTCTAGTGCTGTCGCATAAGAAAATAAACTTAAATCTCTCCATTCATCAACCTGTATGTTTCCATCAGATTTTTCCTCTACAGACAAAAATAAAGCATTTCTATCGGAATGACGATGACCGACAACAATCTGCAACAAGCAATTCCACATCACATGATCTCACTCCATTCCCACACAACAAAAGAAATCG
The Tetrapisispora phaffii CBS 4417 chromosome 8, complete genome DNA segment above includes these coding regions:
- the CKA2 gene encoding casein kinase 2 catalytic subunit CKA2 (similar to Saccharomyces cerevisiae CKA2 (YOR061W); ancestral locus Anc_5.662), whose protein sequence is MILPPSTLNQKSGRVYSVARVYKEECEKRPQEYWDYEQGVTIDWGEISNYEIINKIGRGKYSEVFSGRCITNNHSCVIKVLKPVKMKKIYRELKILTNLTGGPNVIGLLDIVKDSGSKIPALIFEEVKNVDFRTLYPTFTLTDIQYYFTQLLIALNYCHSMGIMHRDVKPQNVMIDPTEKKLRLIDWGLAEFYHPGVDYNVRVASRYHKGPELLVNLNQYDYSLDLWSVGCMLAAIIFKKEPFFKGSTNADQLVKIAAVLGTKELLEYLGKYGLKLPFEYDNIMRDFSRKPWQMFIKDDEKSKKLCAPEVIDLIDNLLRYDHQERLTATEAMNHPFFKTKYD
- the TPHA0H01310 gene encoding uncharacterized protein (similar to Saccharomyces cerevisiae YKR075C and YOR062C; ancestral locus Anc_5.663), with amino-acid sequence MVPQSYDDIIITPKNVKILNNLSDYSQTALDYFSYDFKTIEFEQCWSLLKNYSSFNFETKLIDGKRIRLPSCSLEDKFDYDLYLKRLHHCVWRRWSMSLKNSNNNLIDPLSINWNKENDLTVLYGPDFYSTEKDSLLKKNTPPLKNITNKHLEAVMTHIQHLHLKSKGKLFTEDIPEELEYSSDSRSSISSGSSSGSGAIFDNSHEQQQSRLNKKSKLLNFNDFVVRWDIDENGLCYESHNYINDLRF
- the TPHA0H01320 gene encoding uncharacterized protein, whose product is MQDRYIFLSILISSEGNFTNTYYLMSPHWYPVHIAFQMSQSLSKESPWFISEWGRIFVNSDISCSFIMNSTFGIHTVSNFFHVPPCCYRGLETIENLKIFKFFKLYFSGGLSHRNVCGGSLNVFSFSDFDVYFCTAALPIRELLCKRRVIMGTDPILSHPLLLNGRYKIS